One genomic segment of Myxococcales bacterium includes these proteins:
- the alr gene encoding alanine racemase encodes MRPTRAEVFLDALRHNLRVVRRHAGGAKVWGVLKADAYGHGAPAVARTLERGGIDAFCVALLEEGIELREAGIRAPILVMGGYYGGAHAEVLARKLVPVVYDLGQVEAFARLARAGDVPEPIDVHLKIDSGMSRLGVLPRELSAFVTKLRDFPEIRVTGLMTHLAQADAESEAATAEQLRTFDDATALLASLGIVPEVRHAANTAAVMRGTGQLDAVRVGIGLFGSAPVLGPEPMPVTSGRELRPAMRVRTEIVAVRDIQPGDAVGYGALFRASRPTRIATIAMGYADGLSRQLSNRGAVLVRGKRATIVGAVSMDMAMIDVTDHPGVAVRDEVVVLGSQDGVLGRDVITSEEVASQSDSIAWEVLTSVSRRVPRFYREP; translated from the coding sequence GTGCGCCCCACGCGCGCCGAGGTGTTCCTCGATGCGTTGCGACACAACCTGCGCGTCGTTCGTCGGCACGCGGGTGGCGCCAAAGTGTGGGGCGTCCTCAAGGCCGACGCCTACGGTCACGGCGCACCGGCCGTCGCGCGCACCCTCGAGCGGGGCGGCATCGACGCCTTCTGCGTCGCGCTGCTCGAAGAGGGGATCGAGCTTCGCGAAGCCGGCATCCGGGCGCCCATCCTCGTGATGGGCGGCTACTACGGCGGCGCGCACGCCGAGGTCCTGGCGCGCAAGCTCGTGCCGGTCGTCTACGACCTCGGTCAAGTCGAGGCTTTCGCCCGGCTGGCGCGCGCTGGCGATGTGCCCGAGCCCATCGACGTGCACCTCAAGATCGACAGCGGCATGAGCCGCCTCGGCGTGCTCCCTCGCGAGCTCTCCGCGTTCGTCACCAAGCTGCGCGACTTCCCCGAGATCCGCGTGACGGGCCTCATGACGCACCTCGCGCAGGCTGACGCCGAGTCGGAGGCCGCGACGGCGGAGCAGCTGCGCACCTTCGACGACGCCACGGCGCTCCTCGCGTCGCTCGGGATCGTCCCCGAGGTTCGCCACGCCGCCAACACGGCGGCCGTCATGCGCGGCACCGGTCAACTCGACGCCGTTCGCGTCGGCATCGGTCTCTTCGGCTCCGCCCCGGTGCTGGGCCCCGAGCCGATGCCGGTCACGTCAGGGCGCGAGCTTCGGCCCGCGATGCGCGTGCGCACGGAGATCGTCGCCGTCCGCGACATCCAGCCCGGCGACGCCGTCGGTTACGGCGCGCTCTTTCGCGCATCGCGGCCGACTCGCATCGCCACCATCGCCATGGGCTACGCCGACGGCCTCTCGCGGCAACTCTCGAACCGTGGAGCGGTCTTGGTCCGCGGCAAGCGCGCCACCATCGTCGGCGCTGTCTCCATGGATATGGCGATGATCGACGTGACCGACCACCCCGGCGTTGCGGTGCGCGACGAGGTCGTCGTGCTCGGCAGCCAAGACGGCGTCCTCGGTCGCGACGTCATCACCTCGGAAGAGGTCGCGAGCCAGTCGGATTCGATCGCG